From the genome of Thermodesulfobacteriota bacterium:
TCATCGCTCAAGCCTCCTCGGTCGGCAGGAAGGAAAGCCCCAACGGCAACCCTCGTCTCCGCCCTGTCGCTCCCCATCATAAGCACTGGTTCCCCGGGGAGCTTCTGGATGCACCGTCCACACCGAAATCCAGATATCGCCATCGACGCCCACCCCGGCGGCGGTTTCGACTGCCATTGTGACCGAGCACCAGCAAGGCAGGACGTAGCATCCTCGTGGTAGACCGCCCCATCGCCCCCGTGGGCGACAGGGGTGAGGGGGAGGATGGTATACTTGCCACTCTCGGAGGCCACACCTACCGGCACCCGGCGGGGCGGCAGCGCTTGCGTCGAATCTCATTTTGAGATATAGAAGCAATGCACGTCATCTCACGAAGGGCACTGCTGGAGTTTGCTCGGAAGCATCCGGATGCCGCCGCGCCCCTTCGGACCTGGTACCGGCTGATGGCCCGCACGTCGTTCCAGACTCTTGACGAGCTGCGCCGCACGTTTCCGAGTGCAGACCTGGTGGGAGGGCTCGTGGTATTCAACGTCGGAGGGAACAAGTACAGGCTGATACTGATTGCATCGCTGCACTTCAACCGGCAGAAGGTCTACATCCGGCACGTGCTTACCCACGCGGAGTACGACCGGGGGAGGTGGAAACCGTGAGTCACGCTCTGCGCCACTTGACCGAAGCCTGGCAGGAGGTACTGCAGCTGGCGCCCGTGCGCGCCATCCGCTCCGAGTCCGAATATGAGGAAGCGCTCTCGGCCCTGGACCGGCTCCTCGTCGACGTGGGCGCCGACGAGGCGCACCCCCTCTACGAGCTCGTGGACGTGCTGGGCACCCTGGTCCACGCCTACGAAGAGGAGCACCTGCCCATCCCCGACACTTCGGGCCCCGAAGTCCTGCGCTACCTCATGGCAGAGCACGGCCTCACCCAGTCCGACCTCCCCGAGGTGGGCAGCCAGGGCGTGGTCTCCGAGCTCCTGGCGGGCAAGCGCGAGCTGAATGTGCGGCAGCTCCGGGTCTTGGCCCAGCGCTTTGGCGTGTCGCCGTCCGTGTTCTTCTGATCTCCTCAAGGGGTTGCTGATCTGTCCGGTCCCCCGGTAATCGGGGCCTTGGTCCCTGCCGGTCGCCCCTCGCCTCGCGGACACAACCCTTCTTCTCCTCCCGCAAGCCCTGTTGTATCCTCGCCGCCGCGGGAGGGACCATGGCCGACGTGCTGGTGTGCTGGATCGGAAACACCGACCTCAAGGCCGCCGTGGGTGACCCCGCCGCGGGCCTCGGCCCCATCGGGCGCGCCGTGGCTGCCCGGCCCTTCGACGCCGTCCACCTCCTGAGCGACTACCCCGACTCCCGCTCCGCCCCCTACGCCGTCTGGCTCCGAACCCAGACCTCGGCCCCGGTGCGGGTACGCGCCGAACCCCTCTCGGGCCCGACCCGCTTCGGCGAGATCTACGAGGCCGCGGTCCGGGGCGTGACGGAGGCCCTGGAAGCCGCCGGCCCCGGCGCCCGCCTCGCCTTCCACCTGAGCCCCGGCACCCCCGCCATGGCCGCGGTGTGGATCCTCCTCGCCAAGACCCGCTTCCCCGCCGAGCTCATCGAGTCCTCGCCCCAGGAGGGAGTCGTCACCGCCTCGGTGCCCTTCGACCTCTCCGCCGACTTCCTCCCCGACCTCCTGCGCCGGCCCGACCGGGAGCTCGAGCGCCTGAGCCAGGGCCTCCCGCCAGAAGCGCCCGAGTTCGCCGACATCCTCCACCGCAGCCCCGA
Proteins encoded in this window:
- a CDS encoding type II toxin-antitoxin system HigB family toxin, with amino-acid sequence MHVISRRALLEFARKHPDAAAPLRTWYRLMARTSFQTLDELRRTFPSADLVGGLVVFNVGGNKYRLILIASLHFNRQKVYIRHVLTHAEYDRGRWKP
- a CDS encoding helix-turn-helix domain-containing protein — encoded protein: MSHALRHLTEAWQEVLQLAPVRAIRSESEYEEALSALDRLLVDVGADEAHPLYELVDVLGTLVHAYEEEHLPIPDTSGPEVLRYLMAEHGLTQSDLPEVGSQGVVSELLAGKRELNVRQLRVLAQRFGVSPSVFF
- a CDS encoding AAA family ATPase — translated: MADVLVCWIGNTDLKAAVGDPAAGLGPIGRAVAARPFDAVHLLSDYPDSRSAPYAVWLRTQTSAPVRVRAEPLSGPTRFGEIYEAAVRGVTEALEAAGPGARLAFHLSPGTPAMAAVWILLAKTRFPAELIESSPQEGVVTASVPFDLSADFLPDLLRRPDRELERLSQGLPPEAPEFADILHRSP